A single region of the Pseudomonadota bacterium genome encodes:
- a CDS encoding M3 family oligoendopeptidase — protein MSGEINTTLGTAQVLWNLADLYKDINDPALEKDISFCRQEAQAINKEYAGKLDSFDPGGLYILVNRLEKLEVILGKISTLAFLNFTTQVNNAEAGAFLQKIKETLSTIGKEIVFFELEWSKIDENQSRKLLGSSVLSNYQHYLASMRRYAKHHLSQIEETLLIEKAPTGKSSWNNLFDKVIGHMKFGVKQRTEEEVLSDLYNPERTVRMQAAEELTLGLSTQSHILTHIFNTIFADKMIDDRLRQYPAWISSMNLYNELEDHTVETLIDSVVSRYDIPQRYYRIKSKILGIPELKDYDRYAPLTFPGKEPKNNQSNLIDWNTCKEIVLDAFHEFSPLMAETASLFFTESWIHAPIIEGKRGGAFAHPCVPEVHPYIMVNYTGNLRDVSTVAHELGHGIHQYLAAERGYFNSNTPLVLAETASVFGELIVFHSQLSRIKDKKERLAYLCQKLESIFATVFRQVAMNRFEDLVHNSRRNQGELSTESISTLWMQTQKAMFGNSVTLTENYSIWWSYIPHFLSTPGYVYSYAFGELLVLSLYRIYKDDKAAFTPKYIELLKAGGSKTPAELLESFGINLDQKAFWLGGLEIINELLLSAEELAAQLEE, from the coding sequence GTGTCAGGCGAAATCAATACAACATTAGGAACCGCGCAAGTCCTTTGGAATCTTGCAGATCTCTATAAAGATATAAATGACCCTGCCCTTGAAAAAGACATTTCTTTCTGCCGGCAGGAAGCACAAGCCATAAACAAGGAATATGCCGGGAAGCTGGATTCCTTTGATCCGGGTGGTTTATACATCCTTGTTAACCGTCTGGAAAAACTTGAAGTCATACTTGGCAAAATATCAACGCTTGCCTTCCTGAACTTCACTACCCAGGTAAACAATGCCGAGGCTGGCGCCTTTCTACAAAAAATAAAGGAGACTTTAAGTACAATCGGCAAAGAAATCGTATTTTTTGAACTGGAATGGAGCAAAATTGACGAAAACCAATCCCGGAAACTTCTCGGTTCATCGGTATTGAGCAATTATCAACATTATCTCGCAAGCATGCGAAGATATGCCAAGCATCATCTGTCCCAGATCGAAGAAACCCTGCTCATTGAAAAAGCGCCAACCGGGAAAAGCAGCTGGAACAATCTCTTTGACAAAGTAATCGGTCACATGAAATTCGGTGTCAAACAAAGGACCGAAGAAGAGGTTTTATCCGATCTCTATAATCCTGAACGTACAGTTCGCATGCAGGCAGCAGAAGAATTGACACTGGGACTTTCGACCCAGAGTCATATCCTGACCCATATTTTTAATACAATTTTTGCAGACAAAATGATCGATGATCGATTGCGGCAGTACCCGGCATGGATAAGTTCAATGAATTTATACAATGAACTTGAAGACCACACAGTGGAAACCCTCATCGACAGCGTGGTTTCCCGCTACGATATTCCACAACGCTACTATAGGATCAAAAGCAAAATCCTCGGAATTCCCGAGCTCAAGGATTATGATCGCTACGCACCCCTTACCTTTCCAGGGAAAGAACCGAAAAATAACCAATCTAACCTCATCGACTGGAACACCTGTAAGGAAATCGTGCTGGATGCATTCCATGAGTTTTCGCCTCTCATGGCGGAGACAGCATCACTTTTCTTTACTGAGAGCTGGATACACGCACCAATCATAGAGGGCAAGCGCGGCGGAGCATTTGCTCATCCCTGTGTTCCGGAAGTGCATCCATACATAATGGTCAATTACACCGGCAACCTGAGAGACGTCTCAACCGTAGCCCATGAACTAGGTCATGGTATCCATCAGTATCTAGCCGCGGAACGGGGTTATTTCAACAGCAACACGCCTCTTGTGCTTGCAGAAACAGCATCAGTGTTCGGCGAATTGATTGTTTTTCATTCCCAGTTGAGCCGCATCAAAGACAAAAAAGAACGGTTGGCATATTTATGCCAAAAACTTGAATCTATCTTTGCAACGGTTTTTCGACAAGTGGCCATGAACAGATTTGAGGACCTTGTTCATAATTCAAGACGAAACCAGGGAGAACTATCAACGGAAAGTATATCGACCCTCTGGATGCAGACTCAGAAAGCCATGTTCGGCAACAGCGTCACCCTGACGGAAAATTATTCAATCTGGTGGTCCTATATTCCTCATTTCTTAAGTACCCCGGGGTATGTCTATTCCTACGCCTTTGGCGAACTTCTCGTGCTGTCCCTGTACCGAATCTATAAAGACGACAAAGCCGCCTTCACTCCCAAATATATTGAACTGCTCAAGGCTGGGGGGAGCAAAACCCCTGCTGAACTGCTTGAATCTTTCGGAATTAATCTCGACCAAAAGGCTTTCTGGTTGGGAGGACTGGAAATAATTAATGAGTTGCTGCTTTCAGCAGAAGAGTTGGCTGCGCAGCTAGAGGAGTAA